A DNA window from Undibacterium sp. YM2 contains the following coding sequences:
- a CDS encoding branched-chain amino acid ABC transporter substrate-binding protein — MPMTITNYLKRYSLMLLALCLLQNVEAVTPQNPGNTKPGSALAPIRIGMIDGLSGAFSNAGEAVQRNLQIAIERVNARGGVRLPDGAHPLQLSSFDNKQGVEDSLTALKHVTDQHIPFVVQGNSSAVALALVDAINKHNQRTPDNRLLFLNYSAVDPALTDEKCSYWHFRFDAHADMRMHALTEVIKADSRAKKIYLIGQDYSFGRQVNKSARTMLAEKRPDIAIVGEDLHPIGKIKDFAPYMAKIKASGADAVITGNWGNDLTLLVKAAKDAGMVTKFYTFYGNGLGAPAALGDAGIGRVRAVAEWHPNAGGADSDAFYQQFRQRYPDPRDDYVHLRMQLMVEMLVTAIEKARTTEAAAVAHAMEGAHYRNAFHDAIMRAEDHQLIQPLYVSVMQKKGESGVRFDNEGSGYGFKTERYFDARLTALPSSCKMLRIK, encoded by the coding sequence ATGCCGATGACAATAACAAACTATTTGAAACGATATTCCCTCATGTTGCTGGCGCTGTGCCTGCTACAGAATGTCGAGGCGGTGACGCCGCAAAATCCTGGAAACACCAAGCCCGGCTCCGCTCTTGCTCCAATACGCATAGGCATGATAGACGGCCTCAGCGGCGCTTTCAGCAATGCCGGTGAGGCAGTGCAAAGAAATTTGCAGATTGCCATAGAAAGAGTCAATGCGCGTGGCGGCGTGCGCCTGCCTGATGGTGCACATCCCCTGCAATTAAGCAGTTTTGATAACAAACAGGGAGTAGAAGATTCCCTGACTGCGCTCAAGCATGTAACAGATCAGCATATTCCCTTTGTTGTGCAAGGTAATAGTTCTGCTGTTGCCCTGGCACTGGTGGATGCCATCAACAAACATAATCAGCGTACACCGGATAATCGCCTGCTCTTTCTTAACTATTCTGCGGTCGATCCGGCACTGACCGATGAAAAATGCAGTTACTGGCATTTTCGTTTCGATGCCCATGCCGACATGCGCATGCATGCGCTGACTGAAGTCATCAAGGCTGACAGCCGCGCCAAAAAGATTTACCTGATAGGCCAGGACTATAGCTTTGGCCGCCAGGTCAATAAATCAGCACGTACCATGCTGGCCGAGAAAAGACCGGATATTGCGATTGTTGGTGAAGACCTGCACCCGATAGGCAAGATCAAGGACTTTGCGCCGTATATGGCAAAGATCAAGGCCAGCGGTGCCGATGCCGTGATCACCGGTAACTGGGGCAATGACCTGACCCTGCTGGTCAAGGCAGCCAAGGATGCAGGCATGGTGACCAAGTTCTATACCTTCTATGGCAATGGCCTGGGTGCACCGGCGGCACTGGGCGATGCTGGCATAGGCAGGGTGCGTGCGGTGGCGGAGTGGCACCCCAACGCCGGTGGGGCTGACAGCGACGCCTTTTATCAGCAGTTCCGTCAGCGCTATCCCGACCCGCGTGATGATTATGTGCATCTGCGCATGCAGCTCATGGTGGAGATGCTGGTTACTGCGATAGAAAAAGCCAGGACGACCGAAGCAGCAGCCGTGGCCCATGCCATGGAAGGCGCGCATTACAGGAATGCCTTCCATGACGCCATCATGCGGGCAGAAGACCATCAACTGATACAGCCCTTGTATGTCTCGGTCATGCAAAAGAAGGGCGAGAGTGGTGTGCGTTTTGATAATGAGGGCAGTGGCTACGGTTTTAAAACCGAGCGATATTTCGATGCGCGATTGACGGCCTTGCCCAGCTCATGCAAGATGCTTAGAATTAAATAA